In Nostoc sp. UHCC 0926, a single genomic region encodes these proteins:
- a CDS encoding serine/threonine protein kinase: protein MLQAEQILQDRYQIQRQLGNNGIRQTWLAKDLQASDGENSIVVVKLLAFGGTVQWDDLKLFEREAQILKQLNHPRIPRYIDYFCIDDRTLWFGLIQEYIPGESLKEKLALGKRFTEKRARKIADEILNILMYLHELNPGVLHRDIKPSNLIWGEDNRIYLVDFGAVQDKAAREGVTFTVVGTYGYAPMEQFGGRAVPASDLYALGATLIHLLTGTSPSDLPQQDLRLQFTDRVNLSPSFVSWLQKLIEPAPEQRFTSASQALSTLKSGLAVKSANKNQLLPLKEIINNSGCGINNHNETVPEEILGWNWGAFLMPWLWMWPNQVWYGLFCFIPQISGLMAIALGAKGNEWAWKSRRWNSIEQFKAHQRGWAIAGILIGAPISIVLWVAAIALLKAAL, encoded by the coding sequence ATGCTGCAAGCAGAACAGATATTACAAGATCGTTATCAAATCCAGCGTCAACTCGGCAACAATGGAATTCGTCAAACTTGGCTAGCAAAGGATTTACAAGCCTCTGATGGCGAAAATTCTATCGTTGTGGTCAAACTTTTGGCCTTTGGCGGTACTGTACAGTGGGATGACCTGAAACTTTTTGAGAGGGAAGCACAAATTCTTAAACAGCTAAATCATCCCCGCATCCCTCGATATATAGATTATTTTTGTATCGACGATCGCACACTCTGGTTTGGCTTAATCCAAGAATATATTCCTGGTGAGTCGCTTAAGGAAAAACTTGCTCTTGGCAAAAGGTTTACTGAAAAGCGAGCTAGAAAAATCGCCGATGAGATTTTAAATATTCTCATGTATCTACATGAGTTGAATCCAGGGGTGTTACATAGAGATATCAAACCGAGTAATTTAATCTGGGGTGAAGATAATCGGATTTATTTAGTTGATTTTGGCGCAGTTCAGGATAAAGCGGCAAGAGAGGGCGTTACTTTTACTGTTGTGGGTACTTATGGTTATGCCCCAATGGAACAATTTGGTGGTCGGGCGGTTCCAGCTTCAGACCTTTATGCACTGGGTGCAACTTTGATTCATTTGTTAACCGGGACTTCCCCCTCTGATTTACCCCAGCAGGATTTACGACTGCAATTTACAGACCGAGTTAACCTCAGTCCTAGTTTTGTCAGTTGGCTGCAAAAGTTGATAGAACCCGCTCCAGAACAACGATTTACTAGTGCCAGCCAAGCCCTAAGTACTCTCAAATCTGGTTTAGCTGTCAAATCTGCAAATAAGAATCAGCTTTTACCGCTAAAAGAAATAATCAACAATTCTGGGTGCGGGATAAATAATCACAATGAAACAGTCCCAGAGGAAATTCTTGGTTGGAACTGGGGCGCGTTTCTCATGCCTTGGTTGTGGATGTGGCCGAATCAAGTGTGGTATGGGCTATTCTGTTTTATACCCCAGATTTCGGGGTTGATGGCGATCGCACTCGGTGCCAAAGGCAATGAATGGGCTTGGAAAAGTAGACGGTGGAACAGTATTGAACAATTCAAAGCCCATCAAAGAGGCTGGGCGATCGCTGGTATACTAATTGGAGCGCCTATTAGTATTGTATTGTGGGTCGCAGCGATCGCTTTGCTCAAAGCTGCACTCTAA